A section of the Triticum dicoccoides isolate Atlit2015 ecotype Zavitan chromosome 7A, WEW_v2.0, whole genome shotgun sequence genome encodes:
- the LOC119334735 gene encoding protein SAWADEE HOMEODOMAIN HOMOLOG 2-like: protein MGRPPSSGGPAFRFTHAEVAEMEEHLRHLNNAIPQRNVIQGLAEKFTASAARAGKIPVQYKQVWNWFQNRRYSQRARTPRGAPPPQGKMLPTGAEEHHPASFRAQGSSSSYPGSHSGKSASDGGQAEFEAKSARDGAWYDVAAFLSHRLFETGDPEVKVRFSGFGPEEDEWINVRKCVRLRSLPCESAECVAVLPGDLILCFQEGKEQALYFDARVLDAQRRRHDVRGCRCRFLVRYDHDHSEEIVPLRKVCRRPETDFRLQILHASRAAASADAQNVSPVEQKPQKAHKMMDVNTAEVTVVRNPDQGGPSDKPAAPLPAAAAGTRGDSVSDVQMGNVEVIPKVEAANEAHDDKMNVGA from the exons ATGGGGCGGCCGCCGAGCAGCGGGGGCCCCGCGTTCCGGTTCACGCACGCGGAggtggcggagatggaggagcacctccgCCACCTCAACAATGCCATCCCGCAGCGCAACGTCATCCAGGGCCTCGCCGAGAAGttcaccgcctccgccgcccgcgccggcAAGATCCCCGTCCAGTACAAGCAG GTCTGGAACTGGTTCCAGAACCGGAGGTACTCGCAGCGGGCCAGGACCCCCAGGGGCGCGCCGCCGCCGCAGGGGAAGATGCTGCCCACGGGGGCCGAGGAACACCACCCGGCCTCCTTCAGGGCtcaggggtcttcctcttcctacCCCGGATCCCACTCAG GAAAGAGTGCTTCGGATGGTGGCCAGGCCGAGTTTGAAGCAAAGTCAGCTAGAGATGGCGCGTG GTATGATGTTGCTGCCTTTCTGTCCCACAGGCTCTTTGAAACAGGGGACCCG GAAGTAAAAGTTCGATTTTCTGGATTTGGGCCTGAGGAGGATGAATGGATTAATGTTCGTAAATGTGTGCGGCTGCGGTCTCTTCCATGTGAATCTGCAGAATGTGTTGCTGTGCTTCCTGGGGATCTCATTCTTTGTTTTCAG GAAGGCAAAGAGCAGGCCCTCTATTTTGACGCTCGTGTTCTTGATGCTCAAAGGCGCAGGCATGATGTAAGAGGGTGCCGCTGCAGGTTTCTTGTTCGGTATGATCATGATCACTCTGAG GAAATTGTTCCTCTGAGGAAGGTATGCCGTCGACCAGAAACTGATTTCAGGCTCCAGATCTTGCACGCATCTAGAGCGGCGGCGTCTGCAGATGCTCAGAATGTTAGCCCAGTTGAGCAGAAACCCCAAAAGGCACACAAGATGATGGACGTGAACACTGCCGAGGTGACCGTGGTTCGCAACCCAGATCAAGGAGGGCCATCTGATAAGCCGGCTGCTCCCTTACCAGCTGCGGCTGCTGGCACCCGCGGTGATTCAGTTTCAGATGTGCAGATGGGGAATGTGGAGGTTATTCCAAAAGTTGAAGCTGCAAATGAAGCACATGACGACAAGATGAACGTGGGAGCTTAG
- the LOC119334736 gene encoding protein BOLA4, chloroplastic/mitochondrial-like has protein sequence MLLMRSAAAPCSFTSMLLRRFTTSSSASYAICRQATLALSSLSSSSSSSSSARFTTWSPPPLSGSTRTGGFSAWASAPGPEGPTGSTITLSMETKIKEQLEADIVTVVDASGDGRHVCIDVVSKAFEGKSAVNRQRMVYKVIWEELQSTVHAVDQMTTKTPGEAAGN, from the exons ATGCTGCTGAtgaggtccgccgccgccccctgctCCTTCACCTCCATGCTCCTCCGCCGcttcaccacctcctcctccgcttcATACGCCATCTGCCGTCAGGCCACCCTGGCCCTCTCTTccctatcctcctcctcctcctcctcctcctctgctagaTTCACCACCTGGTCCCCTCCCCCTCTTTCCGGCAGCACCCGGACCGGGGGATTCTCGGCCTGGGCGTCGGCGCCGGGACCGGAGGGGCCCACCGGATCCACCATCACGCTGTCTATGGAGACCAAG ATCAAGGAGCAGCTGGAGGCGGACATTGTCACCGTCGTCGACGCCTCAGGGGATGGCCGCCACGTCTG CATAGACGTGGTTTCGAAGGCGTTCGAGGGGAAATCCGCTGTGAACAGGCAGAGAATGGTTTACAAGGTTATATGGGAGGAGCTTCAGAGCACCGTGCATGCTGTGGACCAAATGACCACCAAGACTCCAGGTGAGGCGGCTGGCAACTAG
- the LOC119334210 gene encoding uncharacterized protein LOC119334210: MASLPQPLPYGSSYYPSAGSVRHTGRPAPDEGGGSFGPVLVVLAVVSFLSAAACIAGRLCGRRSSSSRGKSSAEQQSTADAEKGLGTAKCPAVMRPLPSSRATVHDMDDDDVFEIKFAHVKPPAEWEKHGAGGDGGGRVPALPQPLLGPPRQYAAAGFRCAPAPANGAGVARQAHPPQVRGAGDSCTAPARPTK; the protein is encoded by the coding sequence ATGGCTTCTCTGCCCCAGCCATTGCCGTACGGCAGCAGCTACTATCCTTCCGCCGGCTCCGTCCGGCACACTGGCAGGCCGGCGCCCGACGAGGGCGGAGGCTCCTTCGGGCCGGTGCTCGTGGTGCTCGCCGTCGTCTCCTTCCTCTCAGCCGCCGCGTGCATCGCCGGCCGGCTGTGCGGCCGGAGGTCGTCGTCGTCGAGAGGAAAGTCCTCTGCAGAGCAGCAGAGCACTGCAGATGCGGAGAAGGGGTTGGGTACTGCAAAGTGCCCGGCGGTTATGAGGCCCCTGCCGAGCTCCCGCGCCACGGTGCACGACATGGACGACGACGACGTTTTCGAGATCAAGTTCGCGCACGTGAAGCCACCGGCGGAGTGGGAGAAACACGGCGCCGGTGGCGATGGCGGTGGCAGGGTGCCCGCGCTGCCTCAGCCGCTGCTCGGCCCGCCCCGGCAGTACGCGGCAGCAGGCTTCAGGTGCGCTCCTGCTCCTGCAAACGGCGCCGGCGTAGCGAGGCAGGCGCATCCGCCGCAGGTCAGGGGTGCTGGAGATTCGTGCACTGCTCCTGCGAGGCCAACAAAGTAG